The following nucleotide sequence is from Thermostaphylospora chromogena.
GATCGAGTAGACGGTGGTGGTCAACGTCTGGATGATCAGCGCGCCCATGACCGTGCCGCTGATCGAGAACCGCCCGCCGGCCAGCGACGTGCCGCCGATCACGACGGCGAGGATCGCGTCCAGTTCGATCCACAGCCCGGCGTTGTTGCCGTCGGCGCTGGAGACGTTCGAGCTGATCATCAATCCGGCGATCCCCGCGCACAGGGCGCAGAAGGTGTAGACGACCAGCAGCACCCCGCGCGAGCGGACGCCCGCCAGCCTGCTCGCCTCGGCGTTGCCCCCCACCGACTCGATCAGCAGCCCGAGCGCCAGGCGGCGGGTGATGAACGCGGTGAGCGCCACCACCGCGATCGCCACGATGACGCAGAACGGCAGCATGAGCCAGTAACCGCCACCGACGACCTTGTACGGCTCGCTGTTGACGGTGATGATCTGCCCGTCGGTGATGAGCTGCGCCAGTCCGCGGCCCGCGACCATGAGGATCAGCGTCGCGATGATCGGCTGGATGCCGACCCCGGCCACGAGCAGGCCGTTCCACACGCCGAGAGCCGCGCTCAACGCCAGTGCGAGCCCGATCGCGCCCAGCACGCCGCCGACGGAGTTCTGGTCCTCCAGTTCGCTGATGCGCAGGCAGGCCAGCGCGCCGGCGATGGCCACCACCGAGCCGACCGACAGATCGATGCCGCCGGTGGCGATGACGAGGGTCATGCCGAGCGAGACCAGGATCAGCGGTGCGCCGAAGCGGAGGATGTCGATGAGGCTGCCGTAGAAGTGCCCCTCCTTGATCTCCACGGTGAGGAAGCCGTCGGTGAAGACGACGTTGAGCAGCAGCAGCCCGACCAGGACGAGGGAGGGCCAGAACAGGCGGTGGCGCGCGATCGCGCGAGCGGGTCCGGTGGGCGTGATCTCAGCCATGGCGACCTCCACTGGCGATCGTCTCCATCAGCGCGTCCACGGTGAGGCCGTCGCTGTCCAGTTCGGCGACGAGCTTGCGGTCGCGCAGCACGGCCACCCGGTGACTGAGCCGCAGCACCTCCTCCAGCTCGGCGGAGACGAACAGCACGGCCATGCCGCCCCCGGCCAGCTCGACGATCAGGCGCTGGATCTCCGCCTTCGCGCCGACGTCGACGCCGCGGGTGGGTTCGTCGAGGATGAGCAGCCGCGGCTCCAGGATGAGCCAGCGGGCCAGGATCACCTTCTGCTGGTTGCCTCCGCTGAGGTTCTTGACGGGCATGTCGGGGTCGGCCGGGCGGATGTTCAGCGCCTTGATGTACCTCTCGGCCAGTTCCTCCTGCTTGCGCCGGGGGATCGGCCGGCTCCAGCCGCGCACCGCCTGCAGGGCGAGCACGAGGTTCTCCCGCACGGTGAGGTCGGGGATGAGCCCTTCGGCCCGCCGGTTCTCCGAACAGAAGGCGATCTTCCGGCTCACCGCCGACCGCGGGGTGCGCAGGGCCACCGGGCGGCCGTCGATCTCCAGGGTGCCGGTGCCGGCGTGATCGGCGCCGAACAGCAGCCGTGCGACCTCGGTACGGCCGGAGCCGAGCAGCCCGGCCAGGCCGACCACCTCGCCCTCCCGGATGGCGAGGGTGAACGGCGCGATGCTTCCCGCCCGGCCGAGATCGCGCGCCCGCACCAGCGGGACCTCTCCCGGGGACGGCTGGACGGTGGAGCGCCGGGGCAGCTCGGACAGGTCGGCCGGCTTCCGTCCGAGCATCTTGGCGACCAGCTCGATCTGGCTCAGCTCGCTGGTGAGGTACTCGCCGACGAGCTTGCCGTTGCGCAGGATCGTCATCCGGTCGGCGATCTCGTAGACCTGGTCGAGGAAGTGCGACACGAACAGGATCGCGATGCCCTCGTCCTTCAGCCGCCGCATCACCTGGAACAGCCGGGCGACCTCATCGGCGTCGAGGCTGGAGGTGGGCTCGTCCAGGATCAGCACCTTCGCCTCGATGTCCACCGCGCGGGCGATCGCCACCATCTGCTGGACGGCCAGCGAATACGACGACAGGGACGCCGACACGTCGATCGAGATGTCCAGGCGGCTCAGCAGCTCGGCCGCTCTGCGCCGCGTCTCCCGCCATCGGATGCGGCCCATGCGGCGCGGTTCGCGTCCGATGAAGATGTTCTCCGCCACCGAGAGGTTGCCGCAGAGGTTGACCTCCTGGTAGACGGTGCTGATCCCGGCGCGCTGGGCGGCGAGCGGGCCGGAGAAGGAGACCTTCCTCCCCTCCAGTTCGATCTCGCCGGTGTCGGCGCGGTGAACGCCGGTCAGCACCTTGATCAGAGTCGACTTGCCGGCGCCGTTCTCTCCCATGAGCGCGTGCACCTCGCCCGGCAGCAGCCGGAAGTCCACGCCGTCCAGCGCCCTGACGCCGGGGAACTGCTTGCCGATCCCGGTCATGCGCAGGATCGGCGCTGGTGCGGCCATGCGGCGCCCCCTTTCCTTCCCTTGTGGCCTTCGGCCGCGGCGCCGACGGGCCGCCCGGAGACTCTCGGCGAACCCGGGCGGCCGCGTCGGGCGGCTTCATGATCAGTACTGGCGGCTGGGCAGGGCTTCCTTGGCCTGTTCCTGGGTGAAGGTGGTCTCCTCGGTCACCACGCGCTGCGGCACCTCTTCACCGTTGACCACCTTCTTCGCGAGGTCCATGAGCTGGGGGCCGAGCAGCGGGCTGCACTCGACGATGAAGTTGATCTTCCCGTCCGCCAGGGCCTGCATCCCGTCCCGCACGGCGTCGATCGTAATGATCTTGATGTCCTTGCCGGGCACCTTGCCCGCGCCCTCGATCGCCTCGATCGCGCCCAGTCCCATGTCGTCGTTGTGCGCGTAGAGCACGTCGATGTCCGGGTTCGACTTGAGGAAGGCCTCCATGACCTCCTTGCCCTTGGCGCGGGTGAAGTCGCCGGTCTGCGAAGCGATGATCTTGAACTTCGGGTCGTCCTTGATGATCTCCTCGAAGCCCGCCTTGCGGTCGTTGGCCGGGGCCGAGCCGGTGGTGCCCTGCAGCTCGACGATGTTCACCGTCTCGTCGACGTCCTTGTACTCCTCGACCAGCCAGCGGGCGGCCCTGCGGCCCTCCTCCACGAAGTCCGAGCCGAGGAACGCCTTGTACAGGGTGGTGTCCTGCGAGTCGACGGCCCGGTCGGTGAGGATGACCGGGATGTTCGCGTTCTTGGCCTCCCGGAGCACGGTGTCCCAGCCGGACTCCACGACCGGCGAGAAGGCGATGACGTCCACCCGCTGCTGGATGAAGGAGCGGATGGCCTTGATCTGGTTCTCCTGCTTCTGCTGCGCGTCGGAGAACTTCAGCTCGATCCCCGCCGCCTTGGCCGCCTCCTGGATGGACTTGGTGTTCGCGGTACGCCAGCCGCTCTCCGCGCCCACCTGGGAGAAGCCCATGGTGATCTTGCCATCGTCGGCGGTGCTCCCTCCGCCGCCGCCTTCGCTCCCGCAGCCGGACAGGACGAGCGCGGCGGCCACGATGGCGATCAACTTTGATGAGATCCTCTTCGACACAGGAGGTCTCCTTCCTTAGGTTGAGCGCGGCCGGTGTCCGGCGTCGCGCTCCTCATGTACGGCTAGCGCGCCGGCGACGTGCTAGCCCGGATGATGAGCCGGGGGGACACGACGAGCGGGCCGGGCCCGAAGGGCTCGCCCTTCTCGATCTGCCGGAGGAGGACCTCGATGCTGCGCCTGCCCACAGCGTCGAAGTCCTGGCGGACGGTGGTGAGCGGAGGGGAGAAGAACTCCGCTTCGGGGATGTCGTCGAAGCCCACGACGCTGATCTGCTCGGGCACCTTCACCCCTTCCTCGGCCAGTGCGCGCAGCACTCCGAGCGCCATCTGGTCGTTGGCGACGAAGACCGCGCTCACCCCGGGGGTGGCGGCCAGCCGCCGACCGGCCTGGTAGCCGGCCCGCGGGCTCCAGTCGCCCGGCAGCGGTTCGGGGGCGGCCTGCCCGGCCTCGGCCAGGGCCGCCCGCCATCCCGCCAGACGCCCTTCGGTCTCCGGCCAGTCGGCCGGGCCGGTGATGTGCCACACCGTGCGATGCCCCAGGCGGAGCAGGTGCTCCACGGCCAGCCGGGCGCCGGCGACCTGGTCGACGCCGACGACGGCCTCCTCCTTTCCGCACGTGCCGTGCACGGAGACGAGCGGGATGCCGTCGGGCACGGTCAGGCCGTGTACGGCCGAGCGCGGGGCGGCGACCACGACGAGCCCGGCGACTCCCCTGCCGACCAGGTAGTCGACGGCCTCGCGCATGCCGCTCCGGTCGATGGACTTCAAGCTCACGATGGTCACGAAGTAGCCGGCCACGCGGGCCGCCTGCTCGATGCCGTGAACGGTGCTGGCCGGGCCGTACAGGGTCGTGTCGAAACTGATCACGCCCAGCGTGCGTGAACGCCGGGTGACCAGGGCCCGGGCGGCGAAGTTACGGCGGTAGCCGAGCTGTTCGATCGCCCGCAGCACCCGATCGCGGGTCTCTCCTCGGACGTTGGGATGGTTGTTGAGCACCCGCGAGACCGTCTGGTGCGAGACGCCCGCCACCTTGGCCACGTCGGCCATGACGGGTGGACGCCGCTCCGCGCTGGACCCCACCGCCGCTCCTCTCCCTCGGTCTGGGCATGACTGTGAACGCTAACAACAGGGTGCGTCAAGGCAGGAATAGGTCACGGTCCGATTACACCGAAACCGGTTGTTAGCGTGAACGCCTCACCGTCGTCCGAAAAGGGGAATGCAAGGCCGAAAAGCCGGATACGGCGTGCGGGCGCGCGGCGGGGCCGTTCGGCGGAGCCCCGCCCCCGTCACGGAAAGGCCCCGGCGCCGCCGGGTGTCTTCAGCCTGCCGGCGGCCCTTCGGAAAGGCCGGGAATCGCGCCGCCGCGCGGGTCCGCGCCGACGCGCTCAGCGGCGCCCACGGCGCAGCCAGTACAGGCCGACGAGCGGCAGGAACAGCGGGATGAACACGTAGCCGCGGCCGTAATCGGACCACACGGTCTCGTCCGGGAAGGCCCCCGGGGCGAGCAGGCTCGCCGTGCCGACCACGAGCACGCCCGCCAGCTCGAATCCGAGCGCCCACAGAGCCGTACGGCGGGCCCCGCGGATCAGCGCGACCGCGAGCAGCAGGTAGACCGCCGCCGCCAGCGCGGACAGCAGGTAGGCGAGCGGAGCCTGCTCGAACCGGGTGGCGATCTGCACCCCCGCCCGCGCCCCGGCCGCCAGGGCGAACAGGGCGTAGCAGGCGACCAGCATCCGTCCCGGTCCGCCGCCGATCCCGTCCGGATGGCCGCCGCCGGTTCCCGGCTCCGTCCGGCTCGCGTCCATTCTCATGTCACGCCCTGCCATACCTGGAGCAGCCTGCCGGTCATCACCGCGACCGCGAACCCGGCGAGGATCAGGACGGCCGTGCCCCACCTGCTGCGCTCGGCCAGCGCCAGCAGCACCCCTGCGGGGGGCACCAGCAGGCTGCCGATGAGATAGCCGTACAGGGTGACCGCGTCCGCCGGCCCTTCTCCGCCGACGTGGGCCACGACGACGAGCACCGTCTGCACGATCAGCGCGACCTCCAGGACGCAGAACCCGATCAGCAGCACCATGCCCATCGCCCGGTTGCGGACCGCTCCGATCAGGCTCGCCACGGCGAGCACCAGCGAACCGGCGATCACCGCCGTCGCCACCGCCTGATTCATCGCCCGTCCACCGTCTGTCGGCCCATCATGCCCGTAGGCTATCGCCCGCCGGCGCCGCCTCTCACACCGTCCCGCCCCTCCCCCGGCCGGAGACCGGGGTGCGCCCGCACCGTCCTAAACCCTTCCCCCCGACCGGAAACCGGGGATGCGGCCCGCACCGTCCCCGGCCTCTCCCCCTGACCGGAAATCGGATACGCATAGGCGCCCGCCCCGGTGAACGCACGCGGCGGGTCTTCCGGCCGCGGTCACGTCGCGCTCCCGGGCACGACCTCGTGGCCGCGGCGCCCCGGCGCGGCGCCGGGGCGGAGAAACGCCTTCGGCCCGGCGGTTCTCGCCCGGGGCCGCCGGGCCGACGCCGTCTCCTAACCTGAAGGGGTGGACAGGATCCTGGTGAGCGCCTGCCTTCTGGGACGGCGGGTCCGCTTCGACGGCGGGGCCAAGCGCAGTGACGACGCGCTGCTCGCCGCCTGGCGGGAGGAGGGGCGGCTGGTGCCCTTCTGCCCGGAGGTCGAGGGCGGGCTCCCGGTGCCCCGGCCGCCCGCCGAGATCGAAGGCGGCGCGGGCGGGGCGGCGGTGCTGGACGGCGAGGCGCGGGTGCTGACCCGCGACGGCCGGGACGTGACGGACGCCTTCCTGGCGGGCGCCCGTGCCGCCTTGGACGCCGCCGTCGCCTCCGGCGCCAGGGTCGCCATCCTGAAGGAGGGCAGCCCGTCCTGCGGCGTGCTCACCGTCTACGACGGCGCCTTCCGGGGGCGCAAGGTCGCGGGCGAGGGCGTCACCACCGCGCTGCTCGAACGCCACGGCATCCGCGTCTTCAACGAGGATCGCATCGCCGACGCCGCCCGGTTCCTGGCCCGCCGCGACGGCCCGGAGGCCGGATGACGCCGCGCTCCCCTCGGGCGGCGCGGAACGGGCCGCGGCCGCCCGGGAAACGCCGTGCGTCCACCCGCCGGGTCACACGGATATGACGCTCAGCGCACGGATATCTCCGCCACGTTCGGGTAAGACGCGTCGAACATCACGACCCGCTGTGAAGTCCGCCGAGGAAAGCTCGACAGGGAGCCGTTGTGTGATACGTGTAGGTGGAATCTCCCTGCCTGCGGGAATCGGTGTAGCGGGCAAGCGCCTCTAAGATGCGCATCAGTGTCGGAGAGCTTACGGCAAGCTGTCCACGAGAAGTCAGGAAGATTGCATGCGGATTCTTGTCCTCGGCGGTGACGGTTATCTCGGGTGGCCCACGGCCCTCCATCTTTCACAGTGCGGCCACGACGTCGCCGTCGCCGACAACTTCGCCCGACGGCAGTATGACTTCGAGCTGGGCGCGGGAAGCCTCGTCCCGATCGAGTCGCTGCAGACCCGCACCTCGGTGTGGCGGGAACTCACCGGTAAGACCATCGAGATGTTCATCGGCGACCTCACCGACGCCGACTTCACCTACCGGATGATCCGGGAGTACCGCCCCGACGCCGTGGTGCACTTCGCGGAGCAGCGTGCCGCGCCGTACTCCATGATCGACCGCAAGCATGCCGTGTACACGCAGGTCAACAACGTGGTCGGCACGCTCAACCTGCTCTACGCCATCGCCGAGATCGACCGGGACATCCACCTGGTCAAGCTCGGCACGATGGGCGAGTACGGCACTCCCAACATCGAGATCGAAGAGGGCTGGCTGGAGCTGGAGTACAAGGGCCGCAAGGACCGCGTGCTCTACCCCAAGCGCCCCGGCTCCTTCTACCACCTGTCGAAGGTGCACGACAGCCACAACATCGAGTTCGCGTGCCGCATCTGGGGACTGCGCGCCACCGACCTCAACCAGGGCATCGTCTACGGCCAGCAGACCCCTGAGACCGCGATGGACGACCGGCTGGCCACCCGCTTCGACTACGACGCCGTCTTCGGCACGGTCCTGAACCGGTTCGTGATCCAGGCGGTGCTGGAGATGCCGCTGACCGTGTACGGCAAGGGCGGCCAGACCCGCGGCATCATCGACATCCGGGACACCGTCCGCTGCATCCAGCTCGCCTGCGAGAACCCCGCCGAGCCCGGCGAGTTCCGGGTGTTCAACCAGATGACCGAGTCCATGTCGGTGCGGCAGATCGCCGAGACGATCGCCGAGTGCTACCCCGGCGAGGTGGTGATCGAGCACCTGGACAACCCGCGTGTCGAGCTGGAGGAGCACTTCTACAAGGTCAACCACACCGGCCTGATGGAGCTGGGCCTCGTCCCCCACCTGCTGTCCGACACGCTCATCACCTCGCTGTTCGACATCGCCAAGCGCTACCGCGACCGGGTGGACCTCGCGGCCGTGCGCCCCAACGTGAACTGGCGCGACGCGCGCGACGCGCGCGTCGGGGAGCGATGAGCGGCGAGGAGGGTGCGTTCGCCCGCGCCACCGGCCGCACGGCCGAGCGCGAGGACGGCGGCCCCGACAAGCCCAACTACCGGCGTTACCAGTACGACCTGATCGCCCCCCACTGCGGGCGCAGCGTGCTGGAGGTCGGGGCCGGGCTGGGTGAGTTCGCCGCCCAGTTCACCGGGAAGGACCGCCTGGTCGTCACCGACGTGGACCCGGACGCCGTCGAGGTGCTCAAGGCACGTTTCGCCGATCGTCCGGAGGCCGAGGCCGCCCAGTTCGACCTCGCCTCCGGGGCGCAGCTCGACCGGCCCGTCGAGACCGCGGTGGCGATCAACGTGCTGGAGCACTTCGAGGACGACGCCGGAGTGCTGGCCCTGCTCGCCCGGTCGGTCGTGCCGGGCGGCACCATCGTCCTGTGGGTGCCGGCCTATCAGAGCCTGTACGGCGACTTCGACCGCAAGGTCGGTCACTTCCGCCGCTACACCCCCGCCACGCTGCGGGACGCCGCGCTACGCGCGGGCCTGTCGGTCGAACTGGTCCGCCCGGTCAACCTGCTGGGCGGGATCGCATGGTGGGCGGCGGTCCGCATGGGCAAGGCGGGCTCCCCCAAATCCGGTGCGGTCGGCATCTACGACAAGGTGCTCGTCCCGATGACGCGGGTGCTCGACCGCGTGCTGCCCATTCCGTTCGGGCAGTCGGTGCTGGGTGTGCTCCGCGTCCCCTCCGGCGAGGGACCCGCGCGCGATGGCTGATCTTCGCCGCCTCGTCAAGAGCGCCGTTCTGCGCATCTTCACCCGGTACGCGATCGGCTCGGTGGTGGCGGGCGTGATCAGCGAGGCCACGCTGCTGCTGGTCTACGGGCTTGGGCTGCTGGGCGCCCAGGCCGCGTCGGTGCTGGCCTGGGCGTGCGGCGCCGTGGTCAACTACGTGCTCAACCGGCGGTGGGCGTGGGGACGGCGCGGCCGGCCCAAGCCGCTGCGCGAGCTACTGCCGTACTGGCTGACCTCCGTGGCCAGCCTGGGGATCACCACCTGGGCGACCGGCCAGGCCGACCGGCTGGGGGCCCGGCTCTTCGAGGCGGAGGGCCCCCGGGTCGCCTTCGTCGGGGCGGCGTTCCTCGCCGTCTACGGCCTGTTGTTCATCGCGAAGTTCTGCTTCTTCCACTACTTCGTGTTCGCCGACACCCCGCGCCGGTCGGCTCCGGCGCCCGCGGAGGCCGCGGAGGCGGACGCCGAGGAGCGACGGCGGCGCTCCCTCAGCCACGTGCCGAGCACGACCCGCGAGTAGCGGTAGCCGTACACGAGATTGCCGCCCTTCTTGGTGGTGCCCGCGACGCGCAGGCGCATGGTCGCGGGCACCTCCTTCACCCGGTAGCCGCGCGAGATCACGCCGATCAGCAGCTCCGAGGACTGATACTGCGGCTGGCGCAGCTCGACCGCTCCGGTGACCTCCGCACGCATGGCGCGCAGGCCGAAGGACGTGTCGGTGATCCGCTGTCCGGTCATCAGGCTGATGAGCCGGGCGAAGACGTGCACGCCCAGGCGGCGCACCAGGTCGTGGGTCTCCTGGCGGCCGAGGATGCGTGAACCGGTGGCGAAGTCGGCTTCGCCGTGCAGGACCGGAGCGAGGATGCGCGGGATGTCGGCGGGGTCGTACTGGCCGTCGGCGTCGGTGGTGACGATGTACTCCGCGCCGCCCTCCCGGGCGATGCGGTAGCCCAGCCGCAGGGCCGCGCCCTGTCCCCGGTTGACGGGCACGTCGCACACCATCGCGCCGGCCTTGCGCGCCTCGGCGGCGGTGCCGTCGGTGGAGCCGTCCACCACCACGACCGTCGCCGTGGGCAGACCCTCCACCGAGCTCGGGATCGCCCGCACGACGTCGCCGATGCCCTGCTCCTCGTTGTAAGCGGCGATGACGATCACGATCGGCGGCAGCTCACGGCCGTACTCGGCCGTGAACCGCTCGATCGCGACGTCGTCGACGTCCCTGCCCAGAGATTCCTTCGTCCCTTGCGTGGTCATATCGCGCTCCCCGCGCCACCGTTTCCGCTCTTCATGGACGCGAAGTCGGGCCAGACGGTGGTCATCCCGGAGGCGAGATCGAAGCGGGGCTCGTAGCCCAGCTCCCTGGCTGCCGAGATGTCCAGCACCACGGCCGGCATCTCCCCCTGTTTGGCCGGCACGTGCTCCACCGGGATCTCCGCTCCCGTGACGTCGCGCGCCGTCTTGACGAGATCGTTCACGCTCACCGACTCGCCCGAGCCGACGACCAGCGGCCCGTTGTGCCCGCTCCGCCAGGCGACCAGCACCGCCTGCACGACGTCGTCCACGTGGACGTAGTCGCGCAGCTGGGTGCCGTCGCCGTAGATCTGCACGCCGGTGCCGAGGGCGGCGGCGCGCATGAGGCGGGGCACGAAGCTGTCCTTGTGGCCCATGCCGGGCCCGTAGACGTTGGCGAAACGCAGAGCGCACGCCTGCATGCCGTACACGCTCGCGTACGGGCTGAGCAGCATCTCGGCCGCGGCCTTGGTGGCGCCGTACGGCGTGAGCGGGCGCAGCGGCATCCGCTCGTTGATGCGGGCGTCGCCCACGTCTCCGGTGACGGCGTTGGTCGATGCGAACAGGAAGCGCGGCACCTCGCGCTCCCTGGCGAGTTCGAGCAGCCCCGAGGTCACCGCGACGTTCATCTCGTACGTGCCCGCGGGGTCCTCCACCGAACGCAGGACCGAGGTCACGGCGGCGAGGTGGACGATCGCGTCCAGTCCGCTGGTGACGGCCTCGGCGCGCAGCGCGGGATCACGCAGGTCCCCCACGACCGAATGCACAGACGGGTCGGGGTGGGGCTTCTGGTCGACGACCACGACCTCCGCCCCCTGCTCCCGCAGAGCGGTCACCAGACGCCGCCCGATGAAGCCCGCTCCGCCCGTGACGAGGACGCGGGCCCCGGCAAACTCCGACATCCATGTCTCCCTTGTCAATCGCGTCACACGACCCTACCGGCTTCCCGAGGGAGTTCGGTCATCCCGCGGCGGTATCGCGTACGCTACGGTTCACCGCGCGATCTCCGCAGCCGTCGCGGCGTTCCTGTCGTCTGCCCGGCCAACGGGGCGGAACACCGCCGGCGGGAGGCGACTCCCGGGCATCCGGCGGACAGACACCAGCGAAAACCACTCGAATCGAGGGAAGGGACTCCGGTGCCCGCTGCAATCGTGATGGGTCCGCCGCTCATCGTCGCCCTGGTCGCCGCCTTGGTCGCGGGCAGACGCGGCTGGGCGCCGCCGCTGTGGCTGTCGTTGAGCGTCGGCGCGGCGCTGCGGCTGCTGATCATGATATTCGCGGTGCTGGACTCGGCGGAGCCGTACGACTTCAAGCACGACTTCACCGGGGCGGCCGACCACGTGCTCGACGGTCGCAACCCCACG
It contains:
- a CDS encoding ABC transporter permease — protein: MAEITPTGPARAIARHRLFWPSLVLVGLLLLNVVFTDGFLTVEIKEGHFYGSLIDILRFGAPLILVSLGMTLVIATGGIDLSVGSVVAIAGALACLRISELEDQNSVGGVLGAIGLALALSAALGVWNGLLVAGVGIQPIIATLILMVAGRGLAQLITDGQIITVNSEPYKVVGGGYWLMLPFCVIVAIAVVALTAFITRRLALGLLIESVGGNAEASRLAGVRSRGVLLVVYTFCALCAGIAGLMISSNVSSADGNNAGLWIELDAILAVVIGGTSLAGGRFSISGTVMGALIIQTLTTTVYSIGVPPETTLLFKALVVTLVCLLQSPAFRAKVFGRRGSAPAVPVESGEKERVPA
- a CDS encoding sugar ABC transporter ATP-binding protein — encoded protein: MAAPAPILRMTGIGKQFPGVRALDGVDFRLLPGEVHALMGENGAGKSTLIKVLTGVHRADTGEIELEGRKVSFSGPLAAQRAGISTVYQEVNLCGNLSVAENIFIGREPRRMGRIRWRETRRRAAELLSRLDISIDVSASLSSYSLAVQQMVAIARAVDIEAKVLILDEPTSSLDADEVARLFQVMRRLKDEGIAILFVSHFLDQVYEIADRMTILRNGKLVGEYLTSELSQIELVAKMLGRKPADLSELPRRSTVQPSPGEVPLVRARDLGRAGSIAPFTLAIREGEVVGLAGLLGSGRTEVARLLFGADHAGTGTLEIDGRPVALRTPRSAVSRKIAFCSENRRAEGLIPDLTVRENLVLALQAVRGWSRPIPRRKQEELAERYIKALNIRPADPDMPVKNLSGGNQQKVILARWLILEPRLLILDEPTRGVDVGAKAEIQRLIVELAGGGMAVLFVSAELEEVLRLSHRVAVLRDRKLVAELDSDGLTVDALMETIASGGRHG
- a CDS encoding ABC transporter substrate-binding protein, yielding MSKRISSKLIAIVAAALVLSGCGSEGGGGGSTADDGKITMGFSQVGAESGWRTANTKSIQEAAKAAGIELKFSDAQQKQENQIKAIRSFIQQRVDVIAFSPVVESGWDTVLREAKNANIPVILTDRAVDSQDTTLYKAFLGSDFVEEGRRAARWLVEEYKDVDETVNIVELQGTTGSAPANDRKAGFEEIIKDDPKFKIIASQTGDFTRAKGKEVMEAFLKSNPDIDVLYAHNDDMGLGAIEAIEGAGKVPGKDIKIITIDAVRDGMQALADGKINFIVECSPLLGPQLMDLAKKVVNGEEVPQRVVTEETTFTQEQAKEALPSRQY
- a CDS encoding LacI family DNA-binding transcriptional regulator, with amino-acid sequence MADVAKVAGVSHQTVSRVLNNHPNVRGETRDRVLRAIEQLGYRRNFAARALVTRRSRTLGVISFDTTLYGPASTVHGIEQAARVAGYFVTIVSLKSIDRSGMREAVDYLVGRGVAGLVVVAAPRSAVHGLTVPDGIPLVSVHGTCGKEEAVVGVDQVAGARLAVEHLLRLGHRTVWHITGPADWPETEGRLAGWRAALAEAGQAAPEPLPGDWSPRAGYQAGRRLAATPGVSAVFVANDQMALGVLRALAEEGVKVPEQISVVGFDDIPEAEFFSPPLTTVRQDFDAVGRRSIEVLLRQIEKGEPFGPGPLVVSPRLIIRASTSPAR
- a CDS encoding DUF523 domain-containing protein gives rise to the protein MDRILVSACLLGRRVRFDGGAKRSDDALLAAWREEGRLVPFCPEVEGGLPVPRPPAEIEGGAGGAAVLDGEARVLTRDGRDVTDAFLAGARAALDAAVASGARVAILKEGSPSCGVLTVYDGAFRGRKVAGEGVTTALLERHGIRVFNEDRIADAARFLARRDGPEAG
- a CDS encoding NAD-dependent epimerase/dehydratase family protein, with the translated sequence MRILVLGGDGYLGWPTALHLSQCGHDVAVADNFARRQYDFELGAGSLVPIESLQTRTSVWRELTGKTIEMFIGDLTDADFTYRMIREYRPDAVVHFAEQRAAPYSMIDRKHAVYTQVNNVVGTLNLLYAIAEIDRDIHLVKLGTMGEYGTPNIEIEEGWLELEYKGRKDRVLYPKRPGSFYHLSKVHDSHNIEFACRIWGLRATDLNQGIVYGQQTPETAMDDRLATRFDYDAVFGTVLNRFVIQAVLEMPLTVYGKGGQTRGIIDIRDTVRCIQLACENPAEPGEFRVFNQMTESMSVRQIAETIAECYPGEVVIEHLDNPRVELEEHFYKVNHTGLMELGLVPHLLSDTLITSLFDIAKRYRDRVDLAAVRPNVNWRDARDARVGER
- a CDS encoding class I SAM-dependent methyltransferase; translated protein: MSGEEGAFARATGRTAEREDGGPDKPNYRRYQYDLIAPHCGRSVLEVGAGLGEFAAQFTGKDRLVVTDVDPDAVEVLKARFADRPEAEAAQFDLASGAQLDRPVETAVAINVLEHFEDDAGVLALLARSVVPGGTIVLWVPAYQSLYGDFDRKVGHFRRYTPATLRDAALRAGLSVELVRPVNLLGGIAWWAAVRMGKAGSPKSGAVGIYDKVLVPMTRVLDRVLPIPFGQSVLGVLRVPSGEGPARDG
- a CDS encoding GtrA family protein gives rise to the protein MADLRRLVKSAVLRIFTRYAIGSVVAGVISEATLLLVYGLGLLGAQAASVLAWACGAVVNYVLNRRWAWGRRGRPKPLRELLPYWLTSVASLGITTWATGQADRLGARLFEAEGPRVAFVGAAFLAVYGLLFIAKFCFFHYFVFADTPRRSAPAPAEAAEADAEERRRRSLSHVPSTTRE
- a CDS encoding NAD-dependent epimerase/dehydratase family protein; this translates as MSEFAGARVLVTGGAGFIGRRLVTALREQGAEVVVVDQKPHPDPSVHSVVGDLRDPALRAEAVTSGLDAIVHLAAVTSVLRSVEDPAGTYEMNVAVTSGLLELAREREVPRFLFASTNAVTGDVGDARINERMPLRPLTPYGATKAAAEMLLSPYASVYGMQACALRFANVYGPGMGHKDSFVPRLMRAAALGTGVQIYGDGTQLRDYVHVDDVVQAVLVAWRSGHNGPLVVGSGESVSVNDLVKTARDVTGAEIPVEHVPAKQGEMPAVVLDISAARELGYEPRFDLASGMTTVWPDFASMKSGNGGAGSAI